In one Bacteroidota bacterium genomic region, the following are encoded:
- a CDS encoding 5'-methylthioadenosine/adenosylhomocysteine nucleosidase, producing MKRIGVMSAMVEEMDILLDKLENKKTRTIGQREYNCGVLWGNKVVLVFSRWGKVAASSTTTTLITEFKVDEIIFTGVAGAIDSKINIGDVIVAENLYQHDFDASPFLLQHVLPLIMKKEIGTHPSVRNKLFDSGVNFLKEQMKEKISDDYLNEFNISDPKIVIGNIASGDQFIKDSKRRDEIKSSLENVLAVEMEGAAVAQVCYEYGIPLGVIRTISDDANDEAIKDFPKFVYNIASQYSYNILKNYLLK from the coding sequence CAGGACTATAGGCCAGAGAGAGTATAACTGTGGGGTCTTATGGGGAAATAAAGTGGTGTTGGTTTTTTCCAGATGGGGTAAGGTGGCAGCATCCTCTACAACAACAACGCTTATAACAGAATTTAAAGTTGATGAAATTATTTTTACAGGAGTAGCCGGAGCAATTGATAGTAAAATAAATATCGGAGACGTGATTGTAGCCGAAAATCTTTATCAACATGATTTTGATGCCAGTCCGTTTTTATTGCAGCACGTCTTGCCTTTAATCATGAAAAAGGAAATAGGAACTCATCCATCTGTTAGAAATAAACTTTTTGATTCAGGAGTTAACTTTCTAAAAGAACAAATGAAAGAGAAAATTTCAGATGATTATCTTAACGAATTTAATATTTCCGATCCAAAAATTGTAATAGGTAACATAGCATCCGGAGACCAATTTATAAAGGATTCCAAAAGAAGGGATGAAATAAAGTCCAGTCTGGAAAATGTTTTGGCTGTTGAGATGGAAGGAGCTGCTGTAGCACAGGTTTGTTATGAATATGGAATTCCTCTGGGAGTAATTAGAACAATATCAGATGATGCTAATGATGAGGCAATTAAAGATTTCCCCAAGTTTGTTTATAATATAGCCAGTCAATATTCGTATAATATCTTGAAGAATTATTTATTGAAATAG